From the Candidatus Falkowbacteria bacterium genome, one window contains:
- a CDS encoding class I SAM-dependent methyltransferase, with product MSITIKNFNNKRYASHAALESENNFFLDKVYLFKTAREIDKVFAKTNAKILEIGCADGSFSKLLMKRGYNVVGIDIAEEAVKAACVNGVEAQVMNVEEGLGFNDETFDAVIACEVIEHLYDTDFFIKEILRVLKKGGYIFLSTPNLASLQNRLLLMLGRYPKYSEYKIDDSSAGHIRNYTTRIIAKQLNDNGATVERIMAPNFWCPMTKNLPQIIKNIAIKLGDVFYNIGSHMVVVAKK from the coding sequence ATGAGTATTACAATCAAAAATTTTAATAACAAACGCTACGCTAGCCACGCTGCCCTTGAATCGGAAAATAACTTTTTTCTAGATAAAGTATATCTATTCAAAACCGCTAGAGAAATAGACAAAGTATTTGCTAAAACAAATGCAAAGATTCTTGAGATTGGTTGCGCTGATGGATCTTTTTCTAAACTACTAATGAAACGTGGTTACAATGTAGTTGGAATTGATATCGCAGAAGAAGCAGTAAAAGCCGCTTGCGTTAATGGAGTTGAAGCTCAAGTCATGAACGTTGAAGAAGGTCTCGGATTTAACGACGAAACATTTGATGCTGTTATTGCCTGTGAAGTGATTGAACATTTATATGACACAGACTTTTTTATTAAAGAAATTCTGCGCGTCCTAAAAAAAGGCGGCTATATATTTTTATCTACACCAAACTTAGCCAGTCTTCAAAACAGACTTCTTTTAATGCTTGGTAGATATCCAAAATATTCTGAATATAAAATTGACGATAGTAGCGCAGGACATATACGTAACTATACAACCAGAATAATCGCCAAACAGTTAAATGATAATGGGGCAACAGTAGAAAGAATAATGGCTCCTAATTTTTGGTGTCCAATGACAAAAAATCTTCCACAAATCATTAAAAATATTGCGATTAAACTAGGTGATGTATTTTATAACATCGGTTCACATATGGTTGTTGTTGCGAAAAAGTAA
- a CDS encoding HD domain-containing protein, whose protein sequence is MNKNYYLGILGLEGEDAMLAQIIINRLHALPRTGWVDRGVKNPETVGEHTDQTVLIAKKYFAFRGLKKMLIIHDWAESDKAVGDIRTDVNCPKKSRCSKEEKYRRELRAMENICSGFKSGGEEILKLWLEFEERKTLRARVGGQIDKFQMIKKAYSYQKTGQPISAEEFYIHSGPEISNVVLRHALDKIKLTLK, encoded by the coding sequence ATGAATAAAAACTACTATCTAGGCATATTGGGCTTAGAAGGAGAAGATGCCATGCTTGCTCAAATAATCATAAATCGCTTGCATGCATTACCGCGGACTGGTTGGGTTGACAGGGGAGTTAAGAACCCAGAAACCGTTGGAGAGCATACTGATCAGACCGTCCTGATAGCAAAGAAATATTTTGCTTTTAGGGGATTAAAAAAAATGCTCATAATCCATGACTGGGCAGAGTCAGATAAAGCTGTTGGTGATATTCGCACGGATGTTAATTGTCCAAAAAAAAGCCGCTGCAGCAAAGAAGAAAAATATAGAAGAGAGTTAAGGGCTATGGAAAATATTTGTTCAGGTTTTAAATCAGGCGGTGAAGAGATATTGAAGCTTTGGCTAGAGTTTGAAGAAAGAAAAACTTTAAGGGCCAGAGTTGGTGGCCAGATAGATAAGTTTCAGATGATTAAGAAGGCGTATTCTTATCAAAAAACTGGCCAGCCAATATCAGCTGAAGAGTTTTATATTCATAGTGGACCTGAAATTAGCAATGTTGTTTTGCGCCATGCGCTAGATAAAATTAAGCTGACGCTTAAATAA
- a CDS encoding SIMPL domain-containing protein (The SIMPL domain is named for its presence in mouse protein SIMPL (signalling molecule that associates with mouse pelle-like kinase). Bacterial member BP26, from Brucella, was shown to assemble into a channel-like structure, while YggE from E. coli has been associated with resistance to oxidative stress.) yields the protein MQDNNLSKVAWILGLCLIISAVIGAGVFYKVKGMDRSLTVTGSAKKTVTADVAKWTGSFARTVFEADLKSGYSSMANDLKVVKKFFTDRGIKESDLVISPIYLNQQYRDPNSQGPQQYILNQTVEIQMKDIKKITDLAKDTQALINQGVIFSPQAPEYYYSNLPQTRIDLLTDAVNDARARADKIASAGGRKVGSLKTADVGVTQVTSVNSIDITDYGTYDTSKPDKDVMITVKTTFSLE from the coding sequence ATGCAAGATAATAACCTTTCTAAGGTTGCCTGGATATTGGGCTTATGCTTGATAATAAGCGCAGTAATCGGAGCTGGTGTCTTTTATAAAGTAAAAGGCATGGATCGCTCTTTAACTGTAACCGGCTCAGCTAAAAAGACAGTCACGGCTGACGTAGCTAAGTGGACAGGTTCATTTGCTCGTACGGTGTTTGAAGCAGATTTAAAGTCCGGCTATTCTTCAATGGCCAATGATTTGAAGGTTGTTAAAAAGTTTTTTACTGATCGCGGTATCAAAGAATCTGATTTAGTAATTTCACCTATTTACTTAAATCAACAATACCGTGATCCAAATAGCCAAGGCCCTCAACAGTATATTCTAAACCAGACTGTTGAGATACAAATGAAAGATATTAAAAAGATTACTGATTTAGCTAAAGACACTCAGGCTTTAATAAATCAAGGCGTTATTTTTTCGCCCCAAGCTCCAGAATATTATTATTCAAATTTGCCTCAAACCAGAATCGATTTGCTAACCGACGCAGTGAACGACGCTCGTGCTCGAGCTGATAAGATTGCCTCAGCTGGCGGACGCAAAGTTGGTTCTCTAAAAACCGCTGATGTTGGTGTAACGCAAGTTACCTCGGTTAACTCAATTGACATTACTGATTATGGAACCTATGACACTTCTAAACCAGATAAAGATGTAATGATTACTGTTAAGACTACTTTCTCCTTAGAATAG
- the rpmA gene encoding 50S ribosomal protein L27, which translates to MAHKKAGGSTTLGRDSASKRLGVKLQDGQIVHAGAILVRQRGTKYRVGKNVRRGNDDTLYAVVTGIVKFSTRKLLRFTGQLKSAKVVSVIPETKVDKK; encoded by the coding sequence ATGGCACACAAGAAAGCCGGTGGTTCAACTACCCTGGGCCGAGATAGTGCAAGTAAACGACTCGGCGTTAAATTACAAGATGGTCAGATTGTTCACGCTGGTGCAATCTTAGTACGCCAAAGAGGTACCAAGTATCGCGTAGGCAAGAATGTACGCCGCGGTAACGATGATACTCTTTATGCCGTAGTTACTGGTATTGTTAAATTTTCTACTAGAAAATTACTAAGATTTACCGGCCAACTAAAGTCAGCCAAGGTTGTTAGCGTTATACCTGAAACTAAAGTTGATAAGAAATAA
- a CDS encoding CTP synthase gives MPNKKKKTNKATTKYIFVVGGVMSGVGKGVAAASIGRILTGRGFNVSAIKIDPYINVDAGTMNPIEHGEVFVTEDGDETDQDVGNYERFLNKNIYRDNYMTTGRVYQAVIERERNLEYGGKCVEVVPHIPLEINSRIEAAVKKTGAEIMIIEIGGTVGEYQNLLFLEAARMMKLTRGRDVVFVMVSYLPIPSQSSEMKTKPTQYAIRTLNAAGIQPDFIIARSAKPIDQPRREKIAVNCNIPAEAVISAPDIESIYDVPVNFEKDNLGDRLLEHFGIKTRGKDLVEWKAMISRIKTATKEVNIGIVGKYFVSGSFTLTDSYISVLEAIKHAGAANHCKVKIHWLSSEEVEKEGTKLLKKFDGIIVPQGWGTRGAEGKIKTIKYCRENNIPYFGLCYGMQMAVIEFARNVVGLKDANSREVDPKTPYPVIDIMETQKAALKAGKYGGTIRLGGWPCRLVPNTHLGKVYAKKFGAKKVVSERHRHRYEFNPEYRELLESKGLVVCGTSPDNSIVEAIEIKNHPFFIGTQFHPEYISRPLDPHPLFVEFVKVCLALKDKKK, from the coding sequence ATGCCCAACAAAAAAAAGAAAACTAATAAAGCAACCACTAAATACATTTTCGTTGTTGGTGGTGTTATGTCTGGCGTTGGTAAAGGTGTCGCCGCAGCTTCTATTGGTCGTATTTTAACGGGCAGAGGTTTTAATGTTAGTGCAATTAAAATTGATCCATATATAAACGTTGATGCTGGTACAATGAACCCAATTGAGCATGGTGAGGTTTTTGTAACTGAAGATGGTGATGAAACCGACCAGGATGTTGGTAATTACGAAAGATTTTTAAATAAAAATATTTATCGCGATAACTACATGACAACTGGTCGTGTTTATCAAGCGGTGATTGAGCGTGAAAGAAATCTTGAATATGGTGGTAAATGTGTTGAGGTGGTGCCTCATATTCCTTTGGAAATAAATTCTCGCATTGAAGCAGCGGTTAAGAAGACCGGCGCCGAAATTATGATTATTGAAATCGGCGGAACGGTTGGTGAATACCAGAACCTGTTGTTCTTAGAAGCCGCTCGTATGATGAAATTAACTCGTGGTCGAGATGTGGTTTTTGTAATGGTAAGTTATTTGCCAATTCCATCTCAATCAAGCGAGATGAAAACCAAGCCAACACAATATGCTATTAGAACTCTAAATGCGGCTGGTATTCAACCCGATTTTATTATTGCTCGTAGCGCTAAACCAATTGATCAGCCACGTCGCGAGAAAATTGCGGTTAATTGTAATATTCCCGCTGAAGCCGTTATTTCTGCACCTGACATTGAATCAATCTACGATGTGCCAGTTAATTTTGAAAAAGATAATTTAGGTGATCGCTTATTAGAGCATTTTGGCATAAAAACTCGCGGCAAAGATCTTGTTGAGTGGAAAGCCATGATTAGCCGTATTAAGACCGCTACTAAAGAAGTTAATATTGGTATCGTAGGTAAGTATTTTGTATCTGGTAGTTTTACTTTAACTGATTCTTATATCTCAGTTCTAGAGGCTATTAAACACGCCGGCGCAGCTAATCATTGCAAAGTAAAAATTCATTGGCTGTCTTCTGAAGAAGTTGAGAAAGAGGGAACTAAGTTGTTGAAAAAATTTGACGGTATTATTGTTCCCCAAGGTTGGGGAACGCGTGGAGCTGAAGGCAAGATTAAAACTATTAAATATTGTCGTGAAAATAACATTCCATATTTTGGTTTGTGTTACGGTATGCAAATGGCTGTGATTGAATTTGCTAGAAACGTTGTCGGTCTGAAAGACGCTAATAGTAGAGAAGTTGATCCTAAAACTCCATATCCAGTAATCGATATTATGGAAACACAAAAAGCTGCCCTGAAAGCCGGTAAGTACGGCGGCACAATTCGTTTAGGCGGTTGGCCATGTCGCTTAGTGCCTAATACTCATTTAGGAAAAGTTTATGCGAAAAAGTTTGGCGCCAAAAAAGTTGTTTCCGAACGTCATCGTCATCGTTATGAATTTAATCCAGAATATCGAGAATTGTTAGAAAGCAAAGGTTTGGTTGTTTGTGGAACCTCACCTGACAATAGTATTGTTGAAGCCATTGAAATAAAGAATCACCCATTTTTCATTGGTACGCAATTCCATCCTGAATATATATCTCGTCCATTAGATCCACATCCTTTGTTTGTAGAATTTGTTAAAGTTTGTTTAGCTTTAAAAGATAAAAAGAAATAG
- a CDS encoding prepilin peptidase: protein MDSLFIVFSLFFGFIIGSFLNCLIWRLYEDESMGGRSHCRSCKKTIAWYDNLPVISYLILGGSCRHCKKHISWQYPIVEALVGLFFMLAIWRLISEFGAIDLWQLNNWLTLLRNWFLISIFTIIFVMDLRWFVIFDRVSLTAAGVVLALNLYLGFSWQSLLISATIGTGFFLVQFIVSHGRWIGGGDIRLGLLLGVAFGWPNVLPAIFLGYGIGAVVGLLLLAFGKKHWGSKLPLGTFLSVSALIVLLYGQTIVNWYLNFINLR from the coding sequence ATGGATAGTTTATTTATTGTTTTTAGTTTATTTTTTGGGTTTATAATTGGCAGTTTCTTAAACTGTTTAATTTGGCGTCTTTACGAAGACGAGTCAATGGGCGGTCGCTCACATTGCCGATCATGTAAAAAAACTATTGCCTGGTATGATAATTTGCCAGTAATTAGTTACCTTATCTTAGGTGGCAGTTGCCGTCATTGTAAAAAGCACATTTCTTGGCAGTACCCAATCGTTGAAGCTTTAGTTGGCTTATTTTTTATGTTAGCTATTTGGCGACTGATTAGTGAATTCGGCGCCATAGATTTGTGGCAGCTAAATAATTGGTTAACTTTATTACGCAATTGGTTTTTGATTAGTATCTTCACAATTATTTTTGTCATGGATTTACGTTGGTTCGTTATTTTTGATCGAGTAAGCTTGACTGCTGCTGGAGTGGTTTTGGCATTGAATCTTTATCTAGGTTTCAGCTGGCAGAGCCTCCTAATTTCTGCTACAATAGGAACTGGTTTTTTCCTAGTCCAATTTATTGTTTCTCATGGCCGCTGGATTGGCGGTGGCGATATTCGTTTAGGCCTACTCTTAGGAGTAGCTTTTGGCTGGCCTAATGTTTTGCCTGCTATTTTTTTAGGTTACGGCATTGGTGCTGTAGTTGGTCTTTTGCTGTTAGCTTTTGGCAAAAAGCATTGGGGCTCCAAATTACCGCTAGGAACATTTTTGTCTGTCTCGGCTTTGATTGTTTTACTATACGGACAGACAATAGTTAATTGGTATTTAAATTTTATTAATTTACGATAA
- a CDS encoding class I SAM-dependent methyltransferase, with the protein MSGSDNERVLDIGCGAYPYFLTKLNFKEKYGIDQSAAKKIPGVDLKQIDFKDSPLPWSDNYFDAITMLAVIEHLDVETAKKLLKDIYRLLKPGGRLVITTPSSGADKLLRLLAKMKLISSEEINDHKQFYTKKLIREQLIESGWSNESISIGYFQIAYNIWALAKK; encoded by the coding sequence TTGTCGGGATCAGACAATGAAAGAGTTTTAGATATTGGTTGCGGTGCCTATCCATATTTTCTAACTAAATTAAATTTTAAAGAAAAATATGGTATTGATCAGTCAGCTGCTAAAAAAATTCCAGGCGTAGATCTGAAGCAGATTGATTTTAAAGATTCTCCTTTACCTTGGTCAGATAACTATTTTGATGCCATAACTATGTTGGCTGTAATTGAACACCTTGATGTTGAAACAGCTAAAAAATTGTTAAAAGATATTTATCGCTTGTTGAAACCAGGCGGAAGATTAGTGATTACAACACCAAGTTCTGGTGCGGACAAGCTCTTGAGGCTTTTGGCTAAAATGAAACTAATTTCTAGCGAAGAAATAAATGATCATAAGCAATTTTATACAAAGAAATTAATTCGTGAACAGTTAATTGAATCTGGCTGGTCTAATGAATCTATTTCTATTGGTTATTTTCAAATAGCTTATAATATTTGGGCACTTGCTAAAAAATAA
- a CDS encoding glycosyltransferase family 39 protein — translation MLAVILFFISLLSVGAWLLNYFKLKQGFRYIALAYGLGAAVISLELFLYFVIFRLSFSFFIYYFISLQTLAALWFVFKKIKWSNNFIFTWHKKYSISLVIGLVVVLFLALNFIQAISKPILAFDGIAFWSMRAQSLIVDKAVNFNSNSYNYLAAFSLKNYPWHYSLLEYWLRLLGGSGGYLNLISWGYLVGLVILIVEAGRRWLGEWQGWVFGLFFVSMPFIYYHSYNNYADITLAYYSAVGMLFFIEWLMNNNQKLLFIAALFSGWAMFVKNEGIFCVIAFVGALFLAKLFKLIDLKWRKIGYGLLFLIFPIAPWLITKAVYGLGFSNVEGAFAWHPEIFYSLSQSLFVSNNWNTWWVIFALGSVIMSRMIVRDKSLLTAWLMFIFLSGGIIAMYAFTEHYLWAMDNTAISRTIIPLASTSIFIFMASLHVLDLKKYE, via the coding sequence ATGTTAGCAGTTATATTATTTTTTATTTCATTACTATCAGTTGGCGCTTGGCTACTTAATTATTTTAAGCTGAAGCAAGGTTTTCGTTATATTGCTTTGGCTTATGGGCTTGGCGCGGCTGTTATTTCTTTAGAATTATTTTTATATTTTGTTATATTTAGATTGTCTTTCTCATTTTTTATTTACTATTTTATAAGTTTACAGACCTTAGCTGCTCTTTGGTTTGTTTTTAAAAAAATAAAATGGAGCAATAATTTTATTTTTACTTGGCATAAAAAATATTCAATTTCGCTAGTTATTGGCTTGGTTGTTGTACTATTTTTAGCTCTAAATTTTATTCAAGCTATTTCTAAGCCAATATTAGCTTTTGACGGCATTGCTTTTTGGTCAATGCGAGCTCAATCTTTGATAGTAGACAAGGCAGTTAATTTTAATTCCAACAGTTATAATTATTTGGCAGCTTTTAGTTTAAAAAACTACCCCTGGCACTACTCTTTGCTGGAGTATTGGCTCCGTTTACTCGGAGGATCAGGCGGCTATTTGAATTTAATATCTTGGGGTTACCTTGTGGGTTTAGTGATACTGATAGTTGAGGCCGGTAGACGGTGGCTAGGTGAGTGGCAGGGTTGGGTTTTTGGTCTTTTCTTTGTTTCCATGCCATTTATTTATTATCATTCTTATAATAATTACGCTGACATAACCCTCGCTTATTATTCAGCTGTCGGTATGTTATTTTTTATAGAATGGTTAATGAATAATAATCAGAAGCTGTTATTCATAGCGGCGTTGTTTAGCGGCTGGGCTATGTTTGTTAAAAATGAAGGAATTTTTTGCGTCATAGCTTTTGTTGGTGCTTTATTTTTAGCTAAATTGTTTAAGTTGATTGACTTAAAATGGCGTAAAATCGGTTACGGTTTATTGTTTTTAATTTTCCCGATTGCTCCTTGGTTAATTACTAAGGCTGTTTATGGGCTTGGTTTTTCTAACGTGGAAGGCGCTTTTGCTTGGCATCCTGAGATTTTTTACTCCCTTTCTCAGAGTTTATTTGTTAGCAATAATTGGAATACTTGGTGGGTTATTTTTGCGCTGGGGTCTGTTATAATGTCTAGGATGATAGTTAGAGACAAATCCCTTTTGACAGCTTGGCTTATGTTTATCTTTTTGAGCGGCGGTATTATTGCAATGTATGCATTTACTGAACATTATCTTTGGGCTATGGATAATACGGCAATTTCTAGGACGATAATACCTTTAGCTTCGACTTCAATTTTTATATTTATGGCTTCATTGCATGTTCTGGACTTAAAAAAATATGAATAA
- a CDS encoding glycosyltransferase family 9 protein, translating to MNLFSGYYSYKKKSFLIIAFVVDSLLFPVKFFIRSTSFVKLKLGSGDKILIFSLGGLGDAVLLEPLIRFLNKRHSTIKIDVITNDLSAKVLKLIPGIDEIIIFPDFKKGFNPGQWIKFWYKNKIKLLNSYKVATDTNGDPLAIIFMLASRVPCRAGFVNGGLGAFLHIAHDNNELISRTKQLLSFCDGSEEDSIPKIELSSGILKSEAEFINQIESNDSLPRLGIHLGAGEATKIFSLDSWIKILNSLIGRYKIFYFGSLDDKKTLYNIPSELSSKIIDLSGIPFNQVVSGISKMSLFIGHDSGLTHIASAMSVKSLCLFSLVHDPDV from the coding sequence ATGAATCTATTTTCTGGTTATTATTCCTATAAGAAGAAATCTTTTTTGATCATAGCTTTTGTTGTTGACTCTCTGTTGTTTCCCGTAAAATTTTTTATTAGAAGTACTTCTTTTGTCAAACTAAAGCTAGGTTCTGGTGATAAGATTTTAATCTTTAGCTTAGGAGGTTTAGGTGATGCCGTTTTACTAGAGCCGCTAATACGTTTTTTAAACAAGAGACATTCGACTATAAAGATCGATGTTATTACTAATGATTTATCAGCTAAAGTATTAAAGCTTATACCCGGTATAGATGAAATAATTATTTTTCCTGATTTTAAGAAAGGATTTAACCCTGGTCAGTGGATAAAATTCTGGTATAAGAATAAAATTAAGCTGTTGAACTCCTATAAGGTAGCTACTGATACTAACGGCGATCCTTTGGCAATTATTTTTATGTTAGCTAGCAGAGTCCCTTGTCGTGCGGGATTCGTTAATGGTGGATTGGGCGCCTTCTTGCACATTGCTCATGATAATAACGAATTGATTTCGCGCACCAAACAGTTATTAAGTTTTTGCGACGGCTCGGAAGAAGATTCTATTCCTAAAATAGAACTTAGTTCAGGCATATTAAAATCTGAAGCAGAATTTATTAATCAGATAGAGAGTAATGATTCTTTGCCTCGACTAGGTATACATCTAGGCGCAGGTGAAGCTACGAAGATTTTCTCTCTCGACTCATGGATTAAAATACTTAATAGTTTAATAGGACGATATAAAATTTTTTATTTTGGCTCTCTTGATGATAAAAAGACTTTATATAACATACCTTCCGAACTAAGCAGTAAAATAATTGACCTGAGCGGGATACCTTTTAATCAAGTCGTCTCTGGTATTTCAAAAATGTCTTTATTCATTGGCCATGATTCAGGGCTTACTCATATTGCTAGTGCCATGTCAGTTAAATCTTTGTGCTTATTTTCCCTGGTTCATGACCCTGATGTTTAG
- a CDS encoding bifunctional glycosyltransferase/class I SAM-dependent methyltransferase produces the protein MNDNKLVKISACLVVYNEELVIERCLKSIASVVDEIIVVHDGPCQDKTLEIAANYGAKIIIAPRTGEAEPIRCLSYEAAQGEWILQIDADEFLSPELQAALPNLIQDDSVDSFEFLWPLYDGKKYVSSNWPYKRCLFRRSAMSFLGLLHYVVDVEGSVKEVPILLEHRPNYNNYSWKIFVKKWVPWAKFQASLYLKDFSEIKKFNYSRDNWPRSIFLRRHWPLLIAVPDFFIVVLKNLYSGAYKEGLVAWRSAFMLGIFRIVIDWNIFLGKKKKTVKMPEIVCPCGGDTYTKYWYDTAGRNISILACKNCGLARTWPIPLQDNLLIEYYQARHDHEDRFDRLPEWEYFSGNTIKLLKKWKKTGNLLDVGCSLGVFVAEAKKYGFDSMGIDLSEGSLELGEKKLDLTGRLKLGTLAEQSYPDNYWDIITYVHCFEHIENLDLELKNIKRVIKPSGILLIEVPRFFSAWRLILGYKWYGFSPFQHIWQFGNKGLCSTLERNGFAVVKAYTRINMYHKASFNLRGLLKIIIKVISFITGTGDNLIVIALKR, from the coding sequence ATGAATGATAATAAGCTTGTTAAAATTTCCGCCTGTCTAGTTGTCTATAACGAGGAACTTGTTATTGAACGCTGTCTTAAAAGCATTGCCTCTGTAGTTGATGAAATTATTGTTGTCCATGATGGGCCTTGCCAAGATAAGACTTTAGAAATTGCTGCGAATTACGGAGCAAAGATTATTATTGCGCCAAGAACAGGAGAGGCAGAGCCAATTAGGTGTTTAAGTTATGAAGCTGCTCAGGGTGAATGGATATTACAGATTGATGCGGATGAATTTTTGTCTCCCGAGCTTCAGGCTGCTTTACCTAATTTAATTCAAGATGATAGCGTTGATTCATTTGAGTTTTTATGGCCGCTCTATGATGGTAAAAAATATGTAAGCAGTAATTGGCCATATAAGAGATGTCTTTTTAGAAGATCCGCTATGTCGTTTTTAGGTTTATTACATTACGTTGTCGATGTTGAGGGTAGCGTTAAAGAAGTCCCTATTTTATTAGAACATCGTCCTAATTACAATAATTATTCCTGGAAAATTTTTGTAAAAAAATGGGTTCCCTGGGCAAAATTTCAAGCTAGCCTATATCTTAAAGATTTTTCAGAAATTAAAAAATTTAATTATTCAAGAGACAATTGGCCAAGAAGTATTTTTTTACGTCGACATTGGCCACTGTTGATTGCCGTTCCCGACTTTTTTATTGTTGTCTTAAAAAATTTATACTCTGGTGCTTATAAAGAAGGACTCGTCGCCTGGCGATCAGCCTTCATGCTAGGGATTTTTCGTATAGTGATTGATTGGAATATATTTTTAGGAAAAAAGAAGAAAACAGTTAAGATGCCTGAGATAGTTTGTCCTTGCGGTGGTGATACATATACCAAATATTGGTATGATACGGCAGGGAGAAACATCTCAATATTAGCTTGTAAAAACTGTGGTTTGGCTCGTACTTGGCCAATCCCTTTGCAAGATAACTTGTTGATCGAATATTATCAAGCAAGGCATGATCACGAAGATCGGTTTGATCGTCTTCCTGAGTGGGAATATTTTTCTGGCAATACTATTAAGTTATTAAAGAAATGGAAAAAGACAGGCAATCTGCTCGATGTTGGCTGTAGCCTTGGAGTTTTCGTTGCTGAGGCAAAAAAATATGGTTTTGATTCAATGGGTATTGATTTGTCAGAAGGGTCATTAGAACTAGGCGAAAAGAAATTAGATTTAACTGGGCGCTTGAAGCTTGGCACACTCGCTGAACAGTCTTACCCCGATAATTATTGGGATATTATTACTTATGTTCATTGTTTTGAACACATAGAAAATCTGGATTTAGAATTGAAAAATATTAAGCGAGTTATTAAGCCAAGCGGAATATTATTAATAGAGGTACCTAGATTTTTTAGCGCCTGGCGGCTTATCTTGGGATATAAGTGGTATGGCTTTTCTCCTTTTCAGCATATCTGGCAGTTTGGCAATAAAGGTCTCTGCTCTACTTTAGAAAGGAATGGCTTTGCGGTAGTTAAGGCGTATACTAGAATAAATATGTATCATAAGGCCTCGTTTAATTTAAGGGGTCTTTTAAAGATTATTATTAAAGTTATATCGTTTATTACTGGTACTGGTGATAATCTTATTGTTATTGCTCTTAAGAGATAA